From a single Peromyscus maniculatus bairdii isolate BWxNUB_F1_BW_parent chromosome 4, HU_Pman_BW_mat_3.1, whole genome shotgun sequence genomic region:
- the LOC143272746 gene encoding olfactory receptor 4K3-like, protein MEEANQSVVSDFIFQGLCTSRELQIFFLLLFSTLYLMTVIGNLFVVILIITDHHLHSPMYFLLANLSFIDFCLSSVTTPKLITDLLTDTKTISFGGCMSQILGVHLFAGGEMILLALMAYDRYVAICRPLHYTSIMDRQKCIWLILMSWIIGFVHSISQLILILELPFCGPRVIDSFFCDIPLVMKLACTDTSTLGIVVNAESGVLATACFILLLISYTYILLTVQLHSKDGSSKALSTCTSHIIVVVLFFGPVIFIYLWPVYITWVNKFLAVFCTIITPLLNPAIYTLRNRDIKNAIKKLINHM, encoded by the coding sequence ATGGAAGAAGCAAACCAGTCTGTGGTGTCAGACTTTATTTTTCAAGGACTTTGTACCTCAAGAGAACTACAGATCTTCTTCTTACTATTATTTTCTACCCTCTACCTGATGACTGTGATAGGCAACCTCTTTGTTGTGATATTGATCATCACTGATCATCATCTCCATTCTCCCATGTACTTTCTGTTAGCTAACCTCTCATTTATTGACTTCTGCCTTTCCTCAGTTACTACTCCCAAACTGATCACAGACCTCCTAACAGATACTAAAACAATTTCTTTTGGGGGGTGCATGAGCCAGATCCTCGGTGTGCATTTATTTGCAGGGGGTGAGATGATACTTCTTGCATTGATGGCGTATGACCGATATGTGGCCATATGCAGGCCACTCCACTACACCAGCATCATGGACAGACAGAAGTGCATCTGGCTTATTTTGATGTCATGGATCATTGGATTTGTGCATTCCATTAGTCAGCTGATCCTGATTTTGGAACTACCTTTCTGTGGACCTAGAGTAATAGACAGCTTTTTCTGTGATATTCCTTTGGTGATGAAATTAGCCTGCACAGATACTAGTACTCTGGGAATCGTGGTAAATGCTGAGAGTGGTGTTTTAGCAACAGCTTGTTTCATTCTCTTGCTGATATCTTACACTTACATTCTGTTAACTGTTCAACTCCACTCTAAAGACGGCTCATCAAAGGCACTCTCTACCTGTACATCCCACATCATAGTGGTTGTGCTGTTCTTTGGGCCTGTCATTTTCATTTATCTGTGGCCAGTCTACATCACTTGGGTCAACAAGTTTCTTGCTGTGTTTTGTACAATCATCACACCTCTCCTGAATCCAGCCATCTATACACTGAGAAATAGAGATATTAAAAATGCCATAAAGAAGCTGATAAATCACATGTGA